The following are encoded in a window of Lacinutrix sp. WUR7 genomic DNA:
- a CDS encoding RNA methyltransferase, translating to MDFKQITSTQNSYIKELVLLKDKSKNRKQSRLFLIEGEREISLAIKGKYEITTILFYPELFSEVALDTLKIGAAEVIEVSKEVYQKLAHRSTTEGIIAIAKNKLHSIESLQFNTPNPLLLIAEAPEKPGNIGAILRTADAANVDAVIIANPKTDLYNPNIIRSSVGCLFTNQIATGSTDEIITFLNQNNIAIYSAILQEAVNYHEQNYTNASAIVVGTEADGLSDAWRKASKQNIKIPMQGEIDSMNVSVAAGILIFEAKRQRNFK from the coding sequence ATGGATTTCAAACAAATAACAAGTACACAAAATTCTTACATAAAAGAACTTGTCCTTTTAAAAGATAAGTCTAAAAACAGAAAACAATCTAGGTTGTTTTTAATTGAAGGCGAACGGGAAATTTCATTAGCGATTAAAGGAAAGTATGAAATAACAACTATTTTGTTCTATCCCGAGTTGTTTTCTGAAGTAGCCTTAGATACGTTAAAAATTGGTGCTGCAGAAGTTATAGAAGTATCTAAAGAGGTATACCAAAAATTAGCGCATAGAAGTACTACGGAAGGTATTATTGCTATTGCCAAAAACAAACTACACAGTATTGAAAGTCTACAATTTAACACCCCAAACCCTTTACTTCTAATTGCGGAAGCGCCAGAAAAACCAGGGAATATTGGCGCTATTTTACGTACTGCAGATGCTGCAAATGTAGATGCTGTAATTATTGCAAATCCGAAAACCGATTTATACAATCCAAATATCATTCGCTCTAGTGTTGGTTGTTTATTTACAAACCAAATTGCGACAGGATCTACCGATGAAATCATTACTTTTTTAAACCAAAACAACATAGCCATTTATAGTGCTATTTTGCAAGAGGCAGTAAATTATCACGAACAAAATTACACCAATGCATCAGCAATTGTGGTTGGTACAGAAGCAGATGGATTAAGCGATGCTTGGCGAAAAGCCTCCAAACAAAATATTAAAATCCCTATGCAAGGAGAAATAGATTCTATGAATGTTTCGGTTGCTGCTGGAATATTGATTTTTGAAGCGAAAAGACAGCGGAATTTTAAATAA
- a CDS encoding T9SS type A sorting domain-containing protein, translating to MNKKLLLLLLTVLFSFNHYSQSSYISQELDCSTGCSDLTVDFPLIQETSNYTVDIIPFNPPSSFNGLDFGTALYLDDSWSGILNLPFDFSFYGDTYSDLIVGGNGVVSFDTSKANGFNGWLFSETLPNNTNTALSDANIFGAAHDMDASVNGEIAYEVKGTAPFRVFVVSFLDMAHYSCNDLRTTQMIVLHETTNVVEVFLLNKPFCGAWNNGNAVVGIQNPAGTQAVVPPGRNTGIWEANIEAWRFSPTGGNNTGNVYTWYDNSNQFVSNDASINVCPTEDEVYTAEITYYDPNGFESNTILEDVMLTNSLIGQDPENMEVCRPYEFDVDFNLTTQTNVITGGSTCSIVTYYESLVDAENATNAIAYTSNYNSYTSNPFTIYARVENNISGNFEITDFDLIVNAKPDLGDADLIECGTNGGFATFNLTEMNNEVAWENPDYMVAYYASLNDAEYEINQLPDVYENIVENLQYVYARVNGLTDECYSIVQCYLFVDNGLDLSGIGDAVQCGYNDVASFDLVAHIDQQINGGSDVELTFYLTPEDAENNTNSIVTADNYTNISNPQTVFVRGTNLITGCNSIAPFQLVVTTTPTSLNPLVSCETDGDGINVFDLTVIESQFINESITYYESLTDAEDQVNEIADPTSYTNITNAQTIYVSVNYENSSCSSILYLTILVSEAVIATQPTPLVACGINDEATFNLDLKTNEILGGLDPNNTSVSYYTTLEQAQDGAGIIYPTSDYVNTTNPQTIYVRVESNVPECADIVELELLVESCPSTVDIAVDCASGEVVNQTYCYINEDTTQFVFTSTDGLPLVVVFNSGTTENNYDAVVITDTDGTILYEGYGDNGDLTGLVFTSSGDSITVGVTSDGSVISCTNDPWDFDVTCLDTSALPNCDASLIEPLNEAIAVDLDTDLSWNAATIVVTGYTLYVGTTPGATNVLDGVDVGNVLTFEPGMLTYETTYYVTIVPYNDNGPATDCTEESFTTKNDPNQIIDCASGETINQTYCYTNNDTSQFLFSSTDGSQVVIVFNSGTTENSYDELVITDSDGTILYEGYGNVGDLSGLIFTSSGDSITVGVTSDGSVTSCANNPWDFTASCAGTLGLIEVNAFMDENSNAIFDASEFNFTEGEFSYEVNNDGVLNYVHASTGHFTIPNFADTNTYDISFTIYEGYGGCLSQTFTLMEDVSVTGGETLQIDFPITAIQNCDDVGVYLISNVPPRPGIVYNNTLIIENLGSTTTSGTVAFTYDATVTLNNVYNVDSGNTITNTATGFILNFNNLMPGNNELVNIEMNIPTNLNIGDFVTNMAVYTVEDIDISNNESVLTQEVVNSYDPNNKFESHGPEIKLEDFTNEDYLYYTINFQNLGTAEALDIRVEDVLDAQLDASTFKMLYASHDYMVTRVDNNLTWQFEDINLPSESMDEPNSHGFVYFRIKPLAGYQDGDIIPNVADIYFDFNPAITTNTFESEFVTTLSVGEFSAISYSMYPNPANNMVNIQFNNAVAEDVLVSIYNVQGKLVSKPSTVSQENKITFNVSSLSQGMYFVELKSKTFKMVEKLIID from the coding sequence ATGAATAAAAAATTACTTTTATTACTACTTACCGTTTTATTTAGTTTCAATCATTATTCGCAATCTTCTTATATTTCACAAGAGTTGGATTGTAGTACAGGTTGTTCTGACCTTACGGTTGATTTTCCGCTAATTCAGGAAACTTCAAATTATACGGTAGATATTATTCCTTTTAATCCGCCATCCAGTTTTAATGGTTTAGATTTCGGAACTGCTTTATATTTAGATGATTCATGGAGTGGTATTCTTAATCTTCCATTTGATTTTTCATTTTATGGGGATACGTATAGTGACCTAATAGTTGGAGGTAATGGTGTTGTTTCATTTGATACTTCTAAGGCTAATGGTTTTAATGGTTGGTTGTTTTCTGAGACTTTACCAAATAATACGAATACGGCATTGAGTGATGCTAATATTTTTGGTGCAGCACATGATATGGATGCTAGTGTTAATGGCGAAATTGCTTACGAGGTTAAAGGTACGGCTCCTTTTAGAGTCTTTGTAGTTAGTTTTTTGGATATGGCACATTATTCTTGTAATGATTTAAGAACAACGCAAATGATTGTGCTGCATGAAACCACAAATGTTGTTGAAGTATTCCTTTTAAACAAACCATTTTGTGGTGCTTGGAATAATGGAAATGCAGTTGTAGGGATTCAAAACCCTGCAGGTACACAAGCGGTGGTTCCTCCAGGAAGAAATACAGGAATTTGGGAGGCGAATATTGAGGCTTGGCGTTTTAGCCCTACCGGAGGAAATAATACAGGAAATGTATATACATGGTATGATAATTCTAATCAGTTTGTAAGTAATGATGCTAGTATTAATGTTTGTCCTACAGAGGATGAAGTGTACACTGCTGAAATAACCTATTACGATCCAAATGGTTTTGAATCGAATACCATACTAGAAGATGTTATGCTGACTAACAGTTTGATAGGACAAGATCCAGAAAACATGGAGGTTTGTAGACCTTATGAGTTTGATGTAGATTTTAATTTAACAACGCAAACAAATGTAATTACTGGAGGATCTACTTGTAGTATTGTTACGTATTATGAAAGTTTAGTAGATGCAGAAAATGCAACAAATGCTATTGCATATACAAGCAATTATAATAGCTATACTAGTAATCCATTTACTATATATGCTAGAGTGGAAAATAATATTTCTGGAAACTTTGAAATTACTGATTTTGATTTAATAGTAAATGCTAAACCAGATTTAGGTGATGCAGATCTTATAGAATGTGGAACGAACGGAGGATTTGCAACATTTAATTTAACAGAAATGAATAATGAAGTAGCCTGGGAAAATCCAGATTATATGGTTGCTTACTATGCATCTTTGAATGATGCGGAATATGAGATAAATCAGCTACCAGATGTTTATGAGAATATAGTTGAAAACTTACAATATGTTTATGCTAGAGTAAATGGTTTAACAGATGAATGTTATAGTATAGTGCAATGCTATTTATTTGTAGATAATGGTTTAGATTTAAGCGGTATTGGTGATGCAGTACAATGTGGATATAACGACGTTGCATCCTTTGATTTAGTGGCACATATAGACCAACAAATAAATGGAGGTTCGGACGTAGAGTTAACTTTTTACCTAACTCCAGAAGATGCAGAAAATAATACAAATAGTATTGTGACTGCAGATAATTATACCAACATTAGCAACCCGCAAACTGTTTTTGTAAGAGGAACAAATCTTATTACAGGTTGCAATTCCATAGCACCTTTCCAATTAGTAGTGACTACAACACCTACAAGTCTTAATCCTTTGGTGTCCTGTGAAACAGATGGTGATGGTATTAACGTTTTTGATTTAACAGTAATTGAATCTCAATTTATAAATGAATCAATTACCTATTATGAATCCTTAACAGATGCTGAGGACCAAGTAAATGAAATTGCAGATCCTACCAGTTATACTAATATTACAAATGCACAAACAATATATGTGAGTGTAAATTATGAGAATTCTTCCTGTTCCAGTATTTTATACTTAACCATTTTGGTAAGTGAAGCTGTTATAGCAACACAACCAACACCTTTAGTAGCCTGTGGTATAAATGATGAAGCAACCTTTAATCTAGATTTAAAAACGAACGAGATCTTGGGAGGATTAGATCCCAACAACACTTCGGTATCTTATTACACAACTTTAGAACAAGCACAAGATGGAGCAGGAATTATCTATCCTACAAGTGACTATGTGAATACAACAAATCCACAAACCATTTATGTTAGAGTGGAATCAAATGTGCCGGAATGTGCAGATATTGTAGAACTAGAATTACTTGTAGAAAGCTGTCCTTCTACAGTAGATATAGCTGTAGATTGTGCTTCTGGAGAAGTAGTAAACCAAACCTATTGTTATATCAATGAAGATACTACACAGTTTGTTTTCACTAGTACTGATGGATTGCCACTAGTTGTTGTTTTCAATTCTGGAACGACAGAGAACAACTATGATGCCGTGGTAATTACAGATACCGATGGTACTATTTTATATGAAGGTTATGGTGATAATGGGGATTTAACAGGTTTAGTCTTCACGTCTTCGGGTGATTCTATAACGGTAGGCGTGACTTCAGATGGTTCTGTTATTAGTTGTACTAATGATCCGTGGGATTTTGACGTAACTTGTCTAGATACATCTGCGCTTCCAAATTGTGATGCTTCACTTATAGAACCTTTAAATGAAGCTATTGCTGTAGATTTAGATACAGACTTAAGTTGGAACGCTGCAACAATAGTGGTAACTGGATATACCTTATATGTGGGAACAACTCCAGGAGCAACAAACGTTTTAGATGGTGTGGATGTTGGGAATGTATTAACCTTCGAACCTGGAATGTTAACGTATGAAACCACATATTATGTTACTATTGTACCTTATAATGATAATGGTCCAGCAACAGATTGTACGGAAGAAAGTTTTACAACCAAGAATGATCCTAATCAAATTATAGATTGTGCTTCAGGAGAAACCATAAATCAAACCTATTGCTATACGAATAATGACACTTCACAGTTTCTTTTTTCTAGTACAGATGGGTCGCAAGTAGTTATTGTTTTTAATTCTGGAACGACAGAGAATTCCTATGATGAACTAGTAATAACAGATTCCGATGGCACTATTTTATATGAAGGTTATGGAAATGTTGGTGATTTATCAGGTTTAATATTTACGTCTTCGGGCGACTCTATAACGGTAGGTGTGACTTCAGATGGTTCTGTTACTAGTTGTGCTAATAATCCTTGGGATTTTACCGCGTCTTGTGCTGGAACACTAGGGTTAATAGAAGTTAATGCTTTTATGGATGAAAATTCTAATGCTATTTTTGATGCTTCCGAATTTAACTTTACCGAAGGGGAGTTTTCTTATGAAGTTAATAATGATGGTGTTTTAAATTATGTACATGCTTCCACAGGACATTTTACAATTCCGAATTTTGCAGATACAAATACCTATGATATTAGCTTTACAATCTATGAAGGTTATGGCGGTTGTTTAAGTCAGACTTTTACTTTAATGGAAGATGTTTCCGTAACAGGAGGTGAAACGCTTCAAATCGATTTTCCTATAACCGCAATTCAAAACTGTGATGATGTAGGTGTTTATTTAATATCTAATGTGCCACCAAGACCTGGAATAGTATACAATAACACTTTAATTATTGAAAACTTAGGAAGTACAACAACTTCTGGTACTGTAGCGTTTACATACGATGCAACAGTTACACTAAATAATGTGTATAATGTAGATTCAGGAAACACAATAACAAATACAGCTACAGGGTTTATTTTAAACTTTAATAATTTAATGCCTGGTAATAACGAGCTGGTAAATATTGAAATGAACATTCCTACAAACTTGAATATTGGAGATTTTGTTACAAATATGGCTGTATATACTGTAGAGGATATCGATATTAGTAATAACGAATCTGTACTAACCCAAGAAGTGGTGAACTCCTATGATCCTAATAATAAATTTGAATCACACGGACCAGAAATTAAGTTGGAAGATTTTACAAATGAAGACTATTTGTATTACACGATTAATTTTCAAAACCTAGGTACTGCCGAAGCTTTAGATATTAGAGTAGAAGATGTTTTAGATGCACAGTTAGATGCTAGTACTTTTAAAATGTTATATGCAAGTCATGATTATATGGTAACGCGAGTAGACAACAATTTAACTTGGCAATTTGAGGACATTAATTTACCTAGCGAAAGTATGGATGAGCCAAACAGTCATGGTTTTGTGTACTTTAGAATAAAACCATTAGCTGGTTACCAAGACGGAGATATAATTCCTAATGTTGCAGATATCTATTTCGATTTTAATCCTGCAATTACGACAAATACTTTTGAGAGTGAATTTGTTACCACGCTTTCTGTAGGCGAATTTTCTGCAATTAGTTATTCTATGTACCCTAATCCAGCAAATAACATGGTTAATATTCAATTTAATAACGCTGTAGCGGAAGATGTTTTAGTTAGCATCTATAATGTGCAAGGTAAATTAGTAAGTAAACCAAGTACTGTTTCTCAGGAAAATAAGATTACTTTTAATGTGTCTAGTTTATCACAAGGAATGTATTTTGTAGAGCTGAAAAGTAAAACTTTTAAAATGGTAGAAAAACTAATTATTGATTAA
- a CDS encoding DUF6503 family protein, translating to MKNYIFAIALLITFLACKQNTKTEEATESVEEVIEETPAVTYPENLTKVFDAHGGMDTWKSMKSLAFTMEKPDGKEVITTNLISREGLVDNPKESIGFDGEKAWFVNKTEGEYNGKMAKYKYNLMFYFYAMPFILGDEGINYADTEPLVFEGVTYPGIQITYNAGVGETPEDRYVLYYNPTTYQMEWLGYTVSFVPGIDKKELHFRRYNNWQKVNGVLLPKTIVGYGFKDDKPTEAKHSTEFTEVQITNTAMPSSTFAKPEKGEFAN from the coding sequence ATGAAAAACTACATTTTTGCAATTGCCTTACTAATTACATTTTTGGCATGTAAGCAAAACACAAAGACAGAAGAAGCTACAGAGAGTGTAGAAGAAGTAATAGAAGAAACTCCAGCAGTTACCTATCCAGAAAACCTGACTAAAGTATTTGATGCCCATGGCGGAATGGATACATGGAAATCTATGAAATCCTTAGCTTTCACTATGGAAAAGCCTGACGGAAAAGAAGTGATAACTACGAACTTAATTTCAAGAGAAGGATTAGTAGATAACCCAAAAGAAAGTATTGGTTTTGATGGTGAAAAAGCGTGGTTTGTAAATAAAACCGAAGGAGAGTACAACGGGAAAATGGCGAAATATAAATATAACTTAATGTTCTATTTCTATGCGATGCCTTTTATTCTTGGGGATGAGGGAATTAACTATGCAGATACAGAGCCTTTAGTTTTTGAAGGGGTAACATATCCAGGAATACAAATAACCTATAACGCAGGAGTTGGTGAAACTCCAGAAGATCGTTACGTGTTATATTACAACCCTACAACCTACCAAATGGAATGGTTAGGCTATACCGTTTCTTTTGTACCAGGAATAGATAAAAAAGAATTACACTTTAGAAGATATAATAACTGGCAAAAAGTGAATGGCGTATTATTACCTAAAACAATTGTAGGTTACGGTTTTAAAGATGATAAACCAACCGAAGCTAAGCATAGTACAGAATTTACAGAGGTTCAAATTACGAATACAGCGATGCCATCTAGTACATTTGCTAAACCTGAAAAGGGAGAATTCGCAAACTAA
- a CDS encoding DUF3810 domain-containing protein, with amino-acid sequence MLKNPKTYIAFSIVPLYFIVKLLSRYPEFIETYYSNGLYPVISNLFRFTLGWIPFSFGDLVYAFSIIYMIRWFILNRKRIIKDTKNWLIDVFAAVSIIYFAFHLFWAMNYYRQPLHQNLNLEADYTTEQLITVTKQLIEKSNALHLQITNNDTVKVVMPYSKTELLQQVPKGYDVLEKDFPHLSYKRKSIKKSLFSLPLTFMGFSGYLNPLTNEAQVDALIPKYKFPTTASHEVAHQLGYAKENEANFIGFLAATNNPDIYFNYSGFTFGLKHCLLEVYRRDPVAYEALLDSIHLGIIKNYQETQDFWNSYQNITEPIFKLFYTNFLKANNQQGGMKSYSYVVALLVNYYQSETL; translated from the coding sequence ATGCTGAAAAACCCAAAAACCTATATTGCTTTTTCTATAGTGCCGCTTTACTTTATAGTGAAGTTGCTTTCTAGGTATCCAGAATTTATAGAAACTTATTATAGTAACGGTTTATATCCAGTAATTTCGAATCTTTTTAGATTTACCTTGGGATGGATTCCGTTTTCGTTTGGCGATTTAGTATATGCTTTTTCTATTATTTACATGATTCGATGGTTTATTCTGAATAGAAAGCGAATTATAAAAGACACCAAAAACTGGTTGATTGATGTTTTTGCTGCAGTTTCCATTATCTATTTCGCCTTTCATCTTTTTTGGGCTATGAATTATTACAGACAGCCTTTACACCAAAATTTAAATTTAGAAGCAGATTATACCACAGAGCAATTAATTACAGTTACCAAACAGCTGATTGAAAAATCGAATGCCCTACATCTTCAAATCACCAATAACGATACCGTAAAAGTGGTAATGCCTTATAGTAAAACCGAATTATTACAACAAGTCCCAAAGGGTTATGACGTTTTAGAGAAAGATTTCCCGCACCTTTCCTATAAAAGAAAAAGCATTAAAAAATCATTATTTAGTTTACCCTTAACTTTTATGGGGTTTTCTGGTTATTTAAATCCGCTTACCAATGAAGCCCAAGTAGATGCTTTAATACCTAAATATAAATTTCCCACCACTGCTTCGCATGAAGTTGCGCATCAATTAGGCTATGCTAAAGAAAATGAAGCTAATTTTATTGGATTTTTAGCAGCAACAAACAATCCGGATATCTACTTTAATTACTCTGGTTTTACTTTCGGATTAAAACATTGTTTATTGGAAGTCTACCGAAGAGATCCAGTTGCTTATGAAGCATTATTAGACAGTATACATCTTGGTATCATCAAGAATTACCAAGAAACACAAGATTTTTGGAATAGCTATCAAAATATCACAGAGCCTATTTTTAAACTATTCTACACCAACTTTTTAAAGGCTAACAACCAACAAGGTGGCATGAAGAGTTACAGTTATGTGGTGGCACTTTTGGTGAATTATTATCAAAGTGAAACGTTATAA
- a CDS encoding aminoacyl-histidine dipeptidase, which translates to MNSEIRQLEPQQLWNKFADLNAVPRASKKEERVIAFMKDFGNKLGLEVIEDEVGNVIIKKPATSGMEDRVTIVMQSHLDMVHQKNNDTEFDFDTQGIEMYVDGDWVRAKGTTLGADNGLGVATIMAILESTDIAHPAIEALFTIDEETGMTGAMGLKGGLLEGGILLNLDTEEDDEIGVGCAGGIDVTATREYNVEETPEFKTGFAITVNGLQGGHSGMQIHEGLGNANKIMNRVLFDGFENFGLRISEIDGGSLRNAIPRESNAIVAIDAVHEVAFIAETEEMANTIKTELRTMEPDLEITVSKTETPETIMDLGVQEGITRAIYAACNGVYRMSAEIPGLVETSNNIARVIIKDGAIKIGCLTRSSVESAKDDLANTLRATFELTGCEVELSGDYPGWAPNMDSSILKVLDGLYEKMNGEKAHVAACHAGLECGILGTHYPEMEMISFGPTIKGAHSPDERASISSAQKYWKFVLEILKEIPKK; encoded by the coding sequence ATGAATTCAGAAATAAGACAACTAGAACCGCAACAACTTTGGAATAAGTTTGCAGACCTTAATGCAGTGCCAAGAGCATCTAAAAAAGAAGAACGTGTTATTGCGTTTATGAAAGATTTTGGAAACAAGCTTGGTTTAGAAGTTATTGAAGATGAAGTAGGAAACGTAATTATAAAAAAACCTGCTACTTCAGGAATGGAAGATAGAGTTACTATTGTAATGCAATCGCATTTAGATATGGTACACCAAAAAAATAACGATACAGAATTCGATTTCGATACACAAGGAATTGAAATGTATGTAGATGGTGATTGGGTACGTGCAAAAGGAACTACTCTTGGTGCAGACAACGGTTTAGGTGTTGCAACAATCATGGCAATTTTAGAAAGCACAGACATTGCACATCCTGCAATAGAAGCTTTGTTTACTATTGACGAAGAAACGGGTATGACAGGAGCAATGGGTTTAAAAGGAGGTTTGCTGGAAGGCGGAATCTTATTAAACTTAGATACCGAAGAAGACGATGAAATAGGAGTAGGTTGTGCTGGTGGAATCGATGTTACAGCAACTAGAGAATATAATGTAGAAGAAACGCCAGAATTTAAAACAGGGTTTGCTATTACGGTAAACGGTTTACAAGGCGGACACTCAGGAATGCAAATTCACGAAGGTTTAGGGAATGCAAACAAAATTATGAATCGTGTTTTATTTGACGGATTTGAAAACTTTGGTTTGCGTATTTCTGAAATTGATGGAGGAAGTTTACGTAATGCAATTCCAAGAGAAAGTAACGCTATAGTTGCTATCGATGCGGTACATGAAGTTGCTTTTATAGCAGAAACGGAAGAAATGGCAAATACCATTAAAACTGAATTAAGAACTATGGAACCGGATTTAGAAATTACAGTTTCTAAAACCGAAACACCAGAAACTATTATGGATCTTGGTGTACAAGAAGGAATAACCAGAGCTATTTATGCCGCTTGTAATGGGGTGTATAGAATGAGTGCAGAGATTCCTGGTTTGGTAGAAACATCGAATAATATTGCAAGAGTAATTATTAAAGATGGCGCTATTAAAATAGGATGTTTAACACGTTCTTCTGTAGAAAGTGCTAAAGACGATTTAGCAAATACACTTCGTGCAACTTTTGAACTTACAGGTTGTGAGGTAGAACTATCTGGAGATTATCCTGGTTGGGCGCCAAATATGGATTCTTCTATACTAAAAGTATTAGATGGTTTATATGAAAAAATGAATGGAGAAAAAGCGCATGTTGCTGCTTGTCACGCAGGATTAGAATGTGGTATTCTTGGAACGCATTATCCAGAAATGGAAATGATTAGTTTTGGACCAACCATCAAAGGAGCGCACTCTCCTGATGAAAGAGCAAGTATTTCTTCTGCTCAAAAATACTGGAAGTTTGTTTTAGAGATTTTGAAAGAGATTCCGAAGAAATAA
- a CDS encoding peptidylprolyl isomerase, which translates to MKIFILALLLSATSCQDKYPDLDDGLYAEFVTNKGTMVAKLYFEQAPVTVANFVALAEGTHPNVTDSLKGKRFYNGIIFHRIIDNFMIQGGDPTGTGSGNPGYKFTDEFNPDLRHNKPGILSMANSGANTNGSQFFITEGPTPNLDAFDAQGNLKQCDNPRVSCHAVFGEIVLGMDVQDSISNVKTQKPNNKPLNDVVINEVNIIRKGKLAKAFDAPKVYTEELPKIEENIKKLKEESEAKLKEQAKLATDNFLKKNENLKGTIKVLPTGLVMIIDEAKNGVKPSSTDKVLINYAGFFEDGRLFDTSWVQVAKDNDQYNEQRDKGNGYKPFAMIYNETAGLVPGFREAMLNMNVGDKAHVFIPSYLGYGENGMGPIPGNTNLVFDLEIMGIEK; encoded by the coding sequence ATGAAAATTTTTATTCTAGCGCTTTTGCTAAGTGCTACCTCTTGCCAAGATAAATACCCTGATCTTGATGATGGTCTTTACGCCGAATTTGTAACAAATAAAGGAACTATGGTTGCTAAATTATATTTTGAGCAAGCACCTGTTACTGTTGCAAACTTTGTTGCTCTTGCAGAAGGAACGCATCCAAATGTTACAGATTCTTTAAAAGGAAAAAGATTTTATAACGGTATTATTTTTCACAGAATTATCGACAATTTTATGATTCAAGGAGGAGATCCTACAGGAACAGGATCTGGAAATCCAGGATATAAATTTACCGATGAATTTAATCCAGATTTAAGACACAACAAACCTGGAATATTATCCATGGCAAATTCTGGAGCAAACACTAATGGAAGTCAGTTTTTTATAACCGAAGGTCCTACACCAAACCTAGATGCATTTGATGCACAGGGAAATTTAAAACAATGTGATAACCCAAGAGTAAGTTGTCATGCTGTTTTTGGAGAAATCGTTTTAGGAATGGATGTACAAGACAGCATTTCTAACGTAAAAACACAAAAACCAAATAACAAACCTTTAAATGATGTTGTTATTAATGAAGTAAACATTATTAGAAAAGGAAAATTAGCTAAAGCTTTTGATGCTCCTAAAGTATACACAGAAGAGTTACCAAAAATTGAAGAAAACATTAAAAAGCTGAAAGAAGAATCGGAAGCTAAACTTAAAGAACAAGCAAAACTAGCTACAGATAACTTCTTAAAAAAGAACGAAAACTTAAAAGGAACTATTAAAGTACTTCCTACTGGTTTGGTTATGATTATTGATGAAGCTAAAAATGGTGTTAAACCAAGTTCTACAGATAAAGTATTAATTAATTATGCTGGATTCTTTGAAGATGGAAGATTATTCGATACCAGTTGGGTTCAAGTAGCAAAAGATAACGATCAATATAACGAACAACGCGACAAAGGTAATGGTTACAAACCTTTCGCTATGATTTATAACGAAACTGCAGGATTAGTTCCTGGTTTTAGAGAAGCAATGCTTAATATGAACGTTGGTGATAAAGCGCACGTTTTTATTCCTAGTTATTTAGGATATGGTGAAAACGGAATGGGACCAATTCCAGGAAACACAAACTTAGTTTTTGACTTAGAAATAATGGGAATTGAAAAATAA
- the gldI gene encoding gliding motility-associated peptidyl-prolyl isomerase GldI, producing the protein MNKFLIIPFIFLLFASCKSPEARRPVSATSGSFIEESVARNKKLYAKEQVRIEAIMDKNPENNYIASQSGFWYYYNTKIEDSLIKPSFGDIVNFNYNVKSLNGDLIYSKEELKTQNYAMDKQELFTGLREGLKLMKSGETVTFLFPSPKAYGYYGDNNRIGTSIPLICEVTVNSITLNQSN; encoded by the coding sequence ATGAATAAGTTTTTAATAATACCATTTATATTCCTACTATTTGCTTCTTGTAAATCACCAGAAGCAAGAAGACCTGTATCTGCAACTTCTGGTTCTTTTATTGAAGAATCTGTTGCAAGAAACAAAAAACTCTATGCTAAAGAACAGGTTCGTATTGAGGCTATTATGGATAAAAACCCTGAAAACAACTATATAGCTTCACAAAGTGGGTTTTGGTATTACTATAACACTAAAATAGAAGACAGCTTAATTAAACCAAGTTTTGGTGACATTGTAAATTTTAATTATAATGTTAAATCTTTAAACGGAGATCTGATTTATTCTAAAGAGGAATTAAAAACCCAAAACTATGCAATGGATAAGCAAGAACTTTTTACAGGTTTACGTGAAGGTTTAAAACTTATGAAATCTGGCGAAACCGTTACTTTTCTTTTCCCTTCACCAAAAGCGTATGGTTATTATGGCGACAATAATAGAATTGGTACTAGCATCCCATTAATATGCGAAGTAACAGTAAATTCAATAACTCTAAATCAATCTAATTAA